Genomic DNA from Psychrilyobacter piezotolerans:
TTACAAAAAAAGACCCCCAAGATGGGGGTCTAGACCTTAGCTATTTCTGGAAGATCTAATTTTTATTTTCTAATTTTTTTATGGCACTTTCAAATTCATCCCGGCTTATTCCAAAATTATTTAATTTACTTAAAAACTGTTTGCTGTTAGCGTATCCTATCTTCAATAATCCCCCTAAATTTTGTCTGTTCATCTTGGAATTTGACCCTACAGAAAGATTGTTTTCAATCATATCGGTAACAGTAAATTCTTTTCTTTCTGAAATAACTTTAAATTTTGCTCCCTCTAGGGCTTTTAAGATAGATTCAGGATCAGCATTTTCAATTCCGATGTTATCCCCCTTTCTCCCTTCCTCCCTGGATATATAAGCATGTTTAACATCAGGAACATAATTTTCAATAGTTTTTCGAATCTGTTCCCCTGCAAAATCAGGGTCGGTCAAGACGATTACCCCTGTTCTTTCGCAGGCATTTTTTATCTTTTCCAGAGTCGATTTTCTTCTCACAGCAAACCCATTGACCTCTATCATCTCAGCATCTACAGCTTTTTTTACTGCGGAAATATCATCTTTACCCTCTACCACTATTACTTCTTGTATTCTTTTTTTCATGTATCCTCCTAATTTTATTCATCTCTAATTTTTATAAATTGATATTTTAAATTACACTAATAATTTTTGCCGCCAATCTACACAAATCTTATAAAAATTTTATAGCTGTTACACAGAAGCCTTCTTAAAAAACTACTTTTTAACATAAAGATCCACAAAGTTAGAAAAAGAGATTCACAGACCTCTTTCCCTCCGTGCAGCTCTGTGACCGTTCGTTATTATTTTTTTTATTTTTTCATTTGCAAGATCAGTGTTTATCGGTGGTTAAGTTATAAGTTATTAATTACTTTCATTGTGTCATTTAATTATCAAATTGGTATTAGTCCTTATCTAAAGTTTATTATATCATATCATTGAAGAAAACTGATTAAAATAGTATAATAATTAGTGTTTCACAGTACTTTTATCCACGTGCACTTCAGATAATAACCCAGAAAAAATTAAAAAAACAGGAGAAAATAATGAGTAAAATATATATAACAGAGGATGTTAAAAATCATAAAAAAGGAATAGAGATCCTGGAAAAGATAAAAAATTATAAGCTCATTGAAGATGAGAAGACATTTGTTAAAATGATTCGTGATATGAAATTAACCAATGAGGAGGAGAAGCAGTATATGCTTTTCACCACTAAAAAAGGGAATTTTTTGAAGAATTATTATCTGGATGACAACTTATCCAAGATAAAAGAGGAGTTCTATCTGTCATATGAAAATAACTGTCCCTTTAACTGTCTGTACTGCTACCTTAGAGATTATTTCAACCACAGTGCCTTTATTTTCTATGTAAACTTAGAAGATATGTTCATCGAATTAGATAAATTTAATAAAAGCGGAACTATGGTAAGTGCCGGGATTGTCAATGACACCCTGGTTCACGATAACCTTACCAATGTAACTTCCGATCTTATAGGGTATTTTAAAGACAGACCGGAATTGATCCTGGAATTGAGAACGAAAAGTCATAATATAAAAAATTTGTTAGAGATAACTCCTCCTAAGAATATCCTTATATCATTCACATTCAGCCCCCAGGAAGTCATAGACAGGTATGAGTTAGGAGCATCATCTCTGAGGGAACGTATTGCCGCTGCCAAAAAACTCCAAGAACACGGTTATTCCATAGGACTTCGATTAGATCCCATGATAGATATAGAGGGAAGTGACACCGCTTACAGAGGTATGGTAGAAGAGATATTTTCTGTCCTTGATCCGACTAAGATAAGGGATATAGGAATTGGAACCATCAGATATAAAAAAGGGCTGCGCCAGAAAGTATTGGCAGAACGAAATACAGACCTGTTTTTCAATGAATTTATAGTTGGAATAGATGGGAAGGAGAGATATTTTAAAAAAATACGTATAGATATGTATAAAAATATAGTAAATTCAATAAATAAATATGGAAACTTCGACATCTATCTGGGGATGGAGCCGCAATATATTTGGGATGAAGTTTTTAAAGGGGAGGTTAGATGAACTATTTAATCATAGGTGATTCAACCACAGAGTTAGTTTATAAAGATCTTCTCGGTAAATTAACTGTGGAAACACCAAATATTTTACAAAAGACCTTTGATGCCAGCTTAAAGGAGGAGGAGTTATTTTTTCAGTCCATCTCCATAAATTCTATGTTTGGAGGAAAAGAATTATTAATTCTTAAAAGAGCAGAAAAAATCGATAAAATCTGGAATTTTTTTAAGGCTATGAATAATTTTAATATATTAAATAAAGATATAATTATTATATATAACTCCTCCCTCAACGAGTTCGGAAAGGAAGTGAAACCTTTCCCGAAAAAAGCACGAAAGGAAGTTGAGGGGAATTTTAAATTAATGGAAGTGTCGGATAAAGACGGAAATACCACAATTAACTATATTATGAATACCCTCAATGTGGACAAACCTGCAGCAGTAAAATTTAAAGACATGGTAGGGGGAGACCTCTCTACTCTTCGTCAGGAGATGCAGAAAGTAAACACTTTTTTAGATGGGGAAGTTTTCGCCTTTGAAAAAGTTATAAATATTTTAACTGTATCCAAGGAGTATAATACCTTTGATATGGTAAAGGAGGTCTTGCAGGGGAAGAAGGAAAACACCCTCCTCCACCTGAAGAAATCCAAGGAGCATATTTTCTTTTTAAATATATTCATGGGAGAACTGTTAAATCTATTGAAACTGCGTGTTCTTTTTGAAGAAGGAACTATAAAATCAACCAGAAACTATAACTCCTTTAAAGTAGCCTTTGAGAACAATAAAAATTTATTTAAAAATAAAAGGGGATTCAGCCATCCCTATGTTATTTTTTTAAAACTACCCCTCATAGAAAGGTTTGACAGTGATGCACTGCAAAAATATCTAAATAAAGTCTTGGATATAGAAGCTAAATTTAAATCCGGAAACGGGGAACTGGATCTAATGCTGGAGACCTTTATATTGGAGGTATAGAAACCCTCTCTTGCCTATCGGCACTCTCTCCCTGAATAGGGAGAAAGACTTACTTTTTCTACTTTGTTTCTCCCTGGGAGGGTATACATTTAAAATTGAGTATTAAGTAAACTTAATTTTAATAATCGTAGAATCACTTAAGAAGGAGAGGGTTAAAAAAACTATACAAAGGAAGAGTCAAAAGGAGAAAAATTATGAATAAACCAAAAATAAACTATCAGGTGATCTTGGAAAAAAAGATAAAAGAAATAGAAAAATCAGATTATATTCCGACTTTACTGCTGCATTCGTGCTGTGCACCCTGCGGGTCGTATGTACTGGAGTATCTGGCAGATTATTTTAAGATTACAGTATATTACTATAATCCAAACATTACCTTCAACGATGAATATCAAAAAAGATATGTTGAGCAGCAGGAATTTATAAAAACTGTTAACAAAACGTCTAAGAATAAAATAGAGTTTTTAGGCGGGGAATATGATACCAAAGAATTTTATTATAAAATAAGGGGATTAGAAGATATAAGAGAGGGAGGGGAACGTTGTTTTGAGTGTTTTGACCTGAGACTTACCCGGACAGCTAAGATGGCTAAGGAACTAAAGTTTGACTACTTTAGTACAGCTCTTTCTATCAGCCCGTTAAAAAATGGCCAGAAAATAAATGAAATCGGGATAGAGCTGGAGGAAAGATTAGGAATTAAATTTTTAAGAGCTGATTTCAAGAAAAAAAATGGATATAAAAGATCCATAGAATTATCCCGTGACCACAACCTTTATCGTCAGGATTATTGCGGGTGTGTGTACTCAAAAAAAGAGAGGGAGGAAGATTAAAAAATAAACTTTATCTCTGTATTGCCATAGCTGCAGGGCTTTATTTTCTATTCAACAGAATTTTATTTCAGTATTATGACAATATGATACAGGAATTTATAAATTAAATATAAAGATTGAAAAGAGTATAAAACTTGAGGGTTTATGCTCTTTTTTTATAAATTTATGTAAGTTATCCTTAAAAAGATGCAACATAGGACAGGAAAGTTGTGATAAATAAAAAAGGAGTTGAAAATTCAACTCCTTTTTAGTCTCATGTTATTACAGGTAATTATAAAGCGTTAACTGCAGCAGCTAATCTAGCTTTCTTTCTTGATACAGTGTTCTTCTTGAAAACACCTTTAGTAACTGCTTTATCTAACTCTTTGTAAGTTACAGATAATGCTGCTTTCGCTGCTTCTGCATCTTTAGCTTCGATAGCTGTTAATAATTTCTTTACCATAGTTTTAGTTCTAGATTTTACAGCTTGATTTCTCACTCTGTTTCTTTCTGCTGTTCTTATTCTTTTTCTACCTGATTTAGTATGTGCCAAATTAATTCCTCCTAAGAATTTAAAAATTTAATATTTAAAATAATATTTTACTTTGCAATGATATCACACATTGCAAAAAACGTCAAGATACTTCTTAACTAATGAGGTTAATTTGGTAAGTAAATAACAAGATTAGAGACCAATATTGTACAATAGACCGAGTACATTATATCATATTTTTAACTATTTTAACAATAGTTATTTTAGGAACCGATCTGGATGCAGCTTCACGCTGCTTTTTTATATCCTTAGAAAACTAGGAATTGGAGATATCAGTTCAATTTGCTGGTACCATTAGCAGATATTAACCCTGATCAAACAATAATTAATTTAAAATTAAAATTCAATTAAAAATCTAGAAAGAGAACATGTTTAAAAATCGTTTTTTTTCCTTGACTTTAACAAAAAAAGGAGTATAATACATTTTGTTGTAAAAAAGTGGACAATAAAAATAAAAGAAGTAATATGAAATTTTTAGGAGGTTGTATATTATGGTTTATGTATTATTAATAGTATCTTTTGCTATTTTAATAAAGGGAGCAGATGTTTTTATCGAAGGGTCTTCAGTTGTGGCCAAGGCATTTAAAATTCCTGAACTAATTATTGGAATAGTTATTGTGGGGTTTGGAACGTCGTTACCGGAATTTGCAGTTAATATGGCTGCTATAACTAATAATTCCAACGAGATGGCAGTTGGAAACATAGTGGGATCAAATGTATTTAATATTTTATTCATTGTGGGAGCAATTGCTATATTCAAGCCTATGATAATAGATGAAAAATTAGCATCCTTTGACTTTCCCATAGCTATAGTTGCTGCTATTTTACTGCCATTTTTAGCCTTTGACGGAACACTTTTAGGCTTTGATCAAAATCTTACCAGGATTGACGGTGTTATCTTAATATTAATCTTTGCTTATTTTGTCAAAGAAACAATAGGAAAATCATTGGTAGATCAAAAATATAAAGAAAAG
This window encodes:
- the rnmV gene encoding ribonuclease M5; its protein translation is MKKRIQEVIVVEGKDDISAVKKAVDAEMIEVNGFAVRRKSTLEKIKNACERTGVIVLTDPDFAGEQIRKTIENYVPDVKHAYISREEGRKGDNIGIENADPESILKALEGAKFKVISERKEFTVTDMIENNLSVGSNSKMNRQNLGGLLKIGYANSKQFLSKLNNFGISRDEFESAIKKLENKN
- a CDS encoding SPL family radical SAM protein, which gives rise to MSKIYITEDVKNHKKGIEILEKIKNYKLIEDEKTFVKMIRDMKLTNEEEKQYMLFTTKKGNFLKNYYLDDNLSKIKEEFYLSYENNCPFNCLYCYLRDYFNHSAFIFYVNLEDMFIELDKFNKSGTMVSAGIVNDTLVHDNLTNVTSDLIGYFKDRPELILELRTKSHNIKNLLEITPPKNILISFTFSPQEVIDRYELGASSLRERIAAAKKLQEHGYSIGLRLDPMIDIEGSDTAYRGMVEEIFSVLDPTKIRDIGIGTIRYKKGLRQKVLAERNTDLFFNEFIVGIDGKERYFKKIRIDMYKNIVNSINKYGNFDIYLGMEPQYIWDEVFKGEVR
- a CDS encoding epoxyqueuosine reductase QueH, which codes for MNKPKINYQVILEKKIKEIEKSDYIPTLLLHSCCAPCGSYVLEYLADYFKITVYYYNPNITFNDEYQKRYVEQQEFIKTVNKTSKNKIEFLGGEYDTKEFYYKIRGLEDIREGGERCFECFDLRLTRTAKMAKELKFDYFSTALSISPLKNGQKINEIGIELEERLGIKFLRADFKKKNGYKRSIELSRDHNLYRQDYCGCVYSKKEREED
- the rpsT gene encoding 30S ribosomal protein S20: MAHTKSGRKRIRTAERNRVRNQAVKSRTKTMVKKLLTAIEAKDAEAAKAALSVTYKELDKAVTKGVFKKNTVSRKKARLAAAVNAL